From the genome of Ciona intestinalis chromosome 4, KH, whole genome shotgun sequence:
ataaaaaaatcagtaaacaaatgtttatttacagGCAGTGGAGTGGTTTACAGGCATAACTGCATTTGGTTGCCTTACAAAACTCCATTTGGCATGTCGGACAAAAAGGATGCTGCCGATTATTGCTATAGTCAAGGAGGGGATTTGGTTgatattgtaaacaaagaaatgtatGAACTTGTGTACGATTACGCATCACTTTCAATAACAACATCCTCGCCATATGgaactttttatgtttggcttgCTATGCTATATACATCAGAGGTAAAAAATGGCacatcgttttttttatggattttattgaaatattaacTTCCTGCTCACTCCTTTTTGAGGACTAATAAAGGGTCACCCTGTAGTGATCATAGTAGGCATGGTGCAAATCTGATCATTTTAAATGCCCTCAAacgaaaataaacaagttgctATGGGATTAATAATGTGTAAATGCAACAACTTTGCATTAAACACACAGTTCTACTAGGacgttttaaatataattaattaactTTAGGATCAGTTGGTTCGGCAAAGCAGTGGGGGGCCCGTGTCATATGTAAGATGGTATCACCCGAAAACACATAGAAAATCGGGAAGCATCATATGGACTGTTGCAGATCACAACCATCTAAATGTTGGATACACTGGGTATTGGACAGATGATGGAGACTATAACTTGGGATTCCCATTGTGTACAAAATACATGGGATAATGTAATATCAGTTCACTGCTTGTATTCATACTTAGTTATcattaataaattttgttataaacctAAATAACCTTTTTCATTACATGGCatatgtaaaaaattttttgagaATAAAGTCAACATTACGCCTAAAGAATCTATTCATTTTGTGAACTGATCGAGTTTTCAGCtagtaaaaattattgttagGTGATCATATCGCACCTTACAAGTCCATACCCTTATTCTAAAAGTTGATGGGTGCAACTAAAATGCATTTGTctcattattatttaaagaacagtTGTTGTAAAGGCCACCCCAACTTTGTGGTTTGAACAAGTTAT
Proteins encoded in this window:
- the LOC108949436 gene encoding uncharacterized protein LOC108949436 gives rise to the protein MKIILFIAFVGCFVQLAKCSILRVQPTSNSSTCSGVVYRHNCIWLPYKTPFGMSDKKDAADYCYSQGGDLVDIVNKEMYELVYDYASLSITTSSPYGTFYVWLAMLYTSEDQLVRQSSGGPVSYVRWYHPKTHRKSGSIIWTVADHNHLNVGYTGYWTDDGDYNLGFPLCTKYMG